The Candidatus Alcyoniella australis genomic interval TAGTAACCAGGATTGTGGTCATCCCGTGCGCCGCGGCAGGCGCACGTCGCCGCGGCGCACGGTGAGCTTGATGCGGTCGAAGTATTCGGCCAGCGGGATGGTGAACTTGCGGCTGGCGCCGGTGAGCTCCTGTCCCTCGCCAAAATTAGATCGTGCCAAATTTCAATCTCGATTTTTTATCATCGC includes:
- a CDS encoding SelB C-terminal domain-containing protein, with protein sequence MARSNFGEGQELTGASRKFTIPLAEYFDRIKLTVRRGDVRLPRRTG